The region GACATATTTAGGGATATGTGATTGCTTATGGTGGTCAAACTCCTGATCGAAGCGCCACTCGGCTATATTTAAATCTAACTTGAACCGCTTAGCTCTCATTGTCAAGTTGCGTCGGTGATGAAAGTGTATAACCTCAAAGAAGTTAACCTGTCAACTGGCTGTAATCCGCATCATACGGGTCATAAGTGCATAGACGCCAAGCGCAAGCGGAAGCGCTGGCTACATGAAACGAAACAGCCAATCGCAGTGCCGAAGGTTTCCTCAAGGAGGCTCGAGACCTGCCTTGAAAGGAGGCCAATAAGGCTCCTTATTCTGTCGAGGAAGGTctatgaaacgtgaaatgaGGAACAAGGAATCCTTGTTCCTCAAGGAaggactatgaatacgggcGTACGTCGACTACGTAGCTGTACGTAGCTGCTTCACTACCTTCACCAGTGCTAAAAACTCTCTAGTACAAAGACAGAGCTAGTCACGAACCTGGTtgcgcaaaagagataaaaaataattggcaGCACTGGGAGCTAATATCGGAACGCACCCTAAGAATCCTAAGGATCCAACGCGTGATCATTTATGAATCGTAATAATTGGGTGACCGAGTGACACATGTCACACAATGAGAATCATTGTGAGAATCTGTAGAAATGGAACGACGTGAACATCGGATGTGCGGTCGAGCAGAGGCCAAGGGGGGATGAACTCTGGTTTTTGCTGTAAATTCACGATTGTACAATTACAAATAAAACCATGGACAATTTGACGGACGCGCATTGGTTTCCTTTAACATCGCAAGGGAATATTTATTCCATGACGAAGTTATGTTCGGCTATTGGTTCGGATAAAATATTAGTCGCATCtttgaaaaggaaaatttaCTCTTGCGAGTATAACCGAACACCGAAATATCGTCACTTGAGACCTTTGGTCAAAGAACTACTCTTCACCTACATTCCCAGTTTGTATATGATGATTGTTGTTTCTAGCCTAGTGAAACCGAGATTGGCTCATCAACGTCAAGTGTATATTGAGCATGCTTTTTCTCTAATTGATTTGTATTTCAACAGATGGGGCAGAGATTATCTCCATAGACGCTTACAACAAATCTGAAAAAGGAGACGAGTTTGTAATTGGAATTACAATAATGAAGACTAGTAATGACGCTACGGTTGagagatatttaaatatttacacaGAAGGCGAGGGTGATGGAGAATGCGATGAGAATAGCACCATAGAAACTGTGGCACAGAATTGTCTCATGGTTGAACTGTCTTACACCCCGTATCATCTGTATCACACGACTATGCCCAGTGGCAGACATTCTGTACGAGAGGTAAAGTTCCTtgagagtaaaaataaattcattttgaaatgtgacaaattttttcatacttgcAGGTGGTCTGGTTATTGTCAGGGAGTGACTACAATATCCACATGATTAGAGAAGACGAGGGAAGTCACGATTACGCTGAATCCTCtcttgaaaaacattttcctgaattagaaaatttagaaGCTATAGCAACATGGATCGACATATATTATTACAACAACCAAACAAGGTATTGACAGCCACCACTTctaaaagatttttaataacaatcgCTACCTTTCTCCCTGGTATTGTTTCACATTCATTCGTTTATGCAATTACAATTTCCCCAAGGACTTGCATCAAGTTGTATAAAAAGTACACTGGTAAACTGTTGTTGCAGAAGAGTAACAGCTGTGGGTTGTGAATGTGGTTTGGTAAAAGTCAGTTTGGTTGATGTAGAAAATATAAACATCATTAAAAACTGGACACTGAGATATGACAAACCTGTATCAAGTGTCCGTAttttttgcaatgaaaatgTTGTACCTAAACCTAAATTTCTGGGAGGAGATGGTaaacatttctcttttctcttgaCACATTAATGCATAACCTGACGTAATTAGTATGTGCTTGCAATAACAAGTCGTATTACAGAAACTGATACTGACGAGCGACATGAGGAACCAGCTCTAAACATTCTCGTCGTTAATACAGTTCATGCCTCAGTTGTCTTCATGTAAGTGACATTTGTAACTAGGCACTTCGTCAAGTTCTGATGAAAATTCTAATAGTATCATAACAACAGGGACATTTTATACAATGATATGGAAAAGGATGTTAAATTAGCTGGTAGCGACTCATCGGATTGTGTACTGTGCTCTTGTATCGCTGACATAAATATGGATGgcaaaaatgaaattctacTTGGAACATATAATCAAGAAATATTGGTTTATACGCTTGTCGATGACGCGTGGGAGTTCAAAGAAAGAAGATTATTCGACGCACCTGTACATTCGATGGCCTACCTCGACCTCACCGGAGATGGAATGAAAGAGCTGGCTGTGCTGACGCAGAGGGGCGTTCATGTTTTACAGGTGCCTACCCAAATATTACAAATTCATAATAATCCTGTACAAATTTGTACTGACGATACGCATGTTTCAGAGTTACTGTGTATAAAGAGAGTATCCTATATTCTCTTTacattgtgaatatttttttggtgTATATACCATGTAAGTTAcactataaaaaaatatcaattttcttttcacagcACGATCCAGGGGAAGTTGAGAAAACGGTCATGCAACGTTTTAGGAAATATCTCGCCTTAAGAAGTTTAACATAATTGTAGCAgcatatttattcaaaatcgcgaataaATGCTCCTTATTTTACACCCGACTCGAATGTAATATGCCGTACAATGTGGTAAGTTACATGTATTATAATCATTCTGTATCAATATACAATTATGGACAATCGCAATGCCACTCTTTGGTTTCCGTACGatttgttattaataattgttataattaCGGTTGAATAGACGAAGAAAGTACTTTATTAAAGTACTTAAATTAAATCTAcaatcatataaatattcttaataatataatttactataggtatgtaatatgtataatagttATAAAGTTTGGATGTTGCGTGGTATTCTGTTGTTACCTTTACGTGCATGTACACACttatttttatatgtataaatatttaatacgCAAATATCCGCATGTTACCGCGAAAGCAAGTCTGGACTGAATAtatgttgttttattttatgatttagAAACGCATTATTATAACAAAAAGAGATTCAACTATACTCGGCAAACAATAATAGAATTTTCGTTACCCGTTATAATTTTGTACCAAACATTGATATCTTATTTGCATGAAATTAGAAAATCCAAATATTCACAAGTAGGATGTTAAAGAAATTACTTCCGTACCAACTTAGAAGTACCCGTAAATTTATGACGTCATTGTGGCAGAAAAATGGTTTCAGTTCGAAGTGattttgatattgaaaaataatttcttctctgTGCCTATGCGGTAGGCAAGCGGACTGCAATTGGAGTCCGAACatgtttgtaatttataataaaaatttcaatatgaTACACCAGCCAATTATTCTATCTTATACAGGTATTCACTTATCATATTGTACGCCGATATctatcattaaaaaataacgtAAGGTAATAGTAAAAACGCTGGTATTCTTGTTTACGAAACCTCAGCAGTAACTAGAGTCGCGGGTATTACACGACGCAAGCGATAATATATCCCTATGCTCTAATAACTAAGTTCAACTAAGAAACGTATCAAAAACATATACTGACGGCGGtttgtattctttttttttttcttctttctattATTTCCAACATTTTGGGTAAAACGTATGAACCCCAATCCGTGCTGCCATCAGGAATAGAGAACTCATCAAGATAAATTCATAATGAATGACATTCCCCcaattattaacaaatttGATCTAATAAAGATCTTTCAGTTcacataaaattttctttgataAAGCCCGTCgttatttatgaaaaactgttcaactgttgaataaaattcacaaTCTTGAACAAGGCTTTTGTTGTTTATGTGGATTTGACGGCAGCACTCGCCATTAGTCTTGCTCCGtggaataaatatacatattacttTTAAATATAACTATACAACTTGGCTAAATAATTAATGCTAGTGTCCATTTTCATAAATGCTAGCCAAAGCATATTTCTAATTGAGATTGAATCTACGTGAGAAAGTAAGTTTCCTACacgatttgtataaaaaaatatttttgttatttcttttctttttccccctTATTTACTTACCAATTTATTCatgtgatttaatttttttgttcacttttCTTCAAGCAGATAATtcgaatatatttatgttatCTTAATTATGGAACTGGACATTAGCCCCATTCGCTTATTACAGGGTTTTTGGGCCCCTGCCACACGGATATTCGAATATCTCCGTAAATCTTGCGATTTTTCAGCATTTTGGTCAGTTgtagaattttcgaaaaattcaccaTCGTATGGCAGAGACGGATAAACAGTCTTGTTGTTCTACTATACAATTTATCACGCTTAAATATTTCTTCGGCCGCATCAATTAAATCGATAATTTATCGTCGTATCCTAACGTTTGCCGTACTTCACGTAATATGTATACCTCTATGGCATACGATTCACTCATTTCCGAATACTTTCATTATTCCTGTCATTACCACGCACTCACGTTCCTTACCTCCCTCTTTTCACCGTAGTTTTAAATACAATTACCATCTTGATACGCGGCCAATATTTGCAAACATAGTCGTGGACATGACtcaagttttcaatattttcatcatctcGACCCAAATTTCAACTATCTTAGAGAATGTTCAATTGATATTACAACACGCTGCacaattcatgtaaaaaaaacctttatggttaaaaaaaaaaaaaaaaaaaaaaaaaaaaacacggaaAACTAAACACACGTCGATCgtataaatttatcgaaaaatttttacgtccTTGACAGTCCAGTTCCCGACAGAATTTATACTTGAAGCCAATTGGTTTCAGCCTTGCATCTGATTATGTTATAATAAACAAGAATTCTCGGATGAATGTTTGGATATGTCAGATCACCAAAATGCAATAATTTAGGTAATATAGCTTTGAAGCGATATGCCTAATGGAAGGGCTGACAGGAAACAAACATAAACAGTTACCTGACTCGTAATACTTATGAAAATGATCCGTAAGAACTTttcctgtaatttttttataccgcgCATACTTAAGGCCGttaatgttttattttaacacTCATATGAACATTAAACTGGAAGATAAAGACAACTTTTTGGACCTGAGAGCAAGTGAGAGTACatatttaattgttatttgcAGCCCAAATACGTGGGTTTCTTTTCCAGTATTGAGCTGCCTGATTTTCCCATAATAAAAAGCTGCTTATGCAGATTCCGCGTAAGAGCAAGTATATAGGTACTCCCACTGTATTCGGGGACGAAAAAGTCACCTTGTACGCTATGAAAATACGTAAGAGTCCATCAAACTTGAAAGTAATGGGACTGCATACGCGTGAACAGTAAAACTAATCTGCACCCGAGACTATTTGCATCACATTCTTCCATTCTTCGTGCCAGAAAAAATCGacgttaaataaaaattgtaactgcAGTCTTCAAATTCATATGCAACAACGATGATCGAGAGCAATGTAGGAATTCCAATAACAGTGCCTGTTGTGATCTCGTCGATTTATCGTTTcgaatgatgaaaaacaacGTTTAAAGATTCATATCCAACGACAGAATTTAATCCACATTGTCTTGGAAGATGAGCTTGACATACCCGGGTGTTCCTTCCAAGGGTACCGCGCAAAACGGGCATACCGCGTCGAATCCGTTTGTCCCGTGCGGTATCGCGACGTGTGCCCAGTACCTAAGAAACGGTCTTTGTTCATTTAAAGCTTCGATGATACACCAcaaattgtatatatacatgtcgTCAGATCGAATTAATAATTCCTGATACGTACAATGTCGATTGACTTATTATCGACGCGATATGATGATGACGATcatgatattaataataacattgTAGACAGCACAATAACAGTAGCGATATTGGATACCAGAATAACATTGAGAAGTGGTGCGTATTGAAATATCATTGCCACTGATACATACTGGATTGATGCCCGTTCAAGTGAAGAAACAAACATGTGAAAACTCACTTGACAGTCTTCTCAGTAGCCATGTGACCGCAGGGGCTGAAGGCATAAGTCGGTGGTCCGCTGTCGACGTAAAATGCCGGCTCTATGCCCATGCAGAGTTTAACAA is a window of Neodiprion pinetum isolate iyNeoPine1 chromosome 4, iyNeoPine1.2, whole genome shotgun sequence DNA encoding:
- the LOC124216818 gene encoding KICSTOR complex protein kaptin isoform X2, coding for MNSGFCYGAEIISIDAYNKSEKGDEFVIGITIMKTSNDATVERYLNIYTEGEGDGECDENSTIETVAQNCLMVELSYTPYHLYHTTMPSGRHSVREVVWLLSGSDYNIHMIREDEGSHDYAESSLEKHFPELENLEAIATWIDIYYYNNQTRRVTAVGCECGLVKVSLVDVENINIIKNWTLRYDKPVSSVRIFCNENVVPKPKFLGGDETDTDERHEEPALNILVVNTVHASVVFMDILYNDMEKDVKLAGSDSSDCVLCSCIADINMDGKNEILLGTYNQEILVYTLVDDAWEFKERRLFDAPVHSMAYLDLTGDGMKELAVLTQRGVHVLQHDPGEVEKTVMQRFRKYLALRSLT
- the LOC124216818 gene encoding KICSTOR complex protein kaptin isoform X1, which produces MDNLTDAHWFPLTSQGNIYSMTKLCSAIGSDKILVASLKRKIYSCEYNRTPKYRHLRPLVKELLFTYIPNGAEIISIDAYNKSEKGDEFVIGITIMKTSNDATVERYLNIYTEGEGDGECDENSTIETVAQNCLMVELSYTPYHLYHTTMPSGRHSVREVVWLLSGSDYNIHMIREDEGSHDYAESSLEKHFPELENLEAIATWIDIYYYNNQTRRVTAVGCECGLVKVSLVDVENINIIKNWTLRYDKPVSSVRIFCNENVVPKPKFLGGDETDTDERHEEPALNILVVNTVHASVVFMDILYNDMEKDVKLAGSDSSDCVLCSCIADINMDGKNEILLGTYNQEILVYTLVDDAWEFKERRLFDAPVHSMAYLDLTGDGMKELAVLTQRGVHVLQHDPGEVEKTVMQRFRKYLALRSLT